The genomic DNA TCTGTTTGTATTTTGGGTTCTGGATAACGATTGTAATATGAGTTTTTAATAGACATTTAGTAGATATTTGTTAATTTAACATCTCTAAATGGAGGCATGTAACTTGAATATAATAGATTAAAAGAGGATATATACTATTGGGGTTAAAAAGAAAACGAAATAGAGAGGATATTTTAGGTTAGGAAAATTTGAATGGAATTGTCATTAAAGATAGGACCTTTCAAAAAGGGAGGATAATTGACAACTGTAGGTACTATGATTAGGAATTTAATTCTAATCATTTTATGTTGAGAAATAAAAAAATATTTTGTAAAAGGCGAGATGGGATGGGAATTCATATGAATTTTACAAGAAGAGAAGGTAAAAGTAGAATTTTATTGAGAATAACTTGTGCTAGATTAACTTAAAAAACCTTATAATATAATTATATTATAAGGTTTTATTTTAACTATAATAATATTTATTGTGATTTTTTATCGAAGAATAAATTTAAATCTGTTTTGTCTGTGTCGTCTGCTAAAGCATTTTGTATAATATCATTTAATAATTGCATTTTTTCTTTTTCAAAGAATGGGACACTAATATAATAAGGTGTTCCTGCTTTTTCAATTCTTAATATTGTCTGGATACCGCTACCCGCAATTCCAATACCTAATAGTAGTAAAATTAATCCACCAATAAAACTATCACTTAAAGTACCTAATCCAAATAAGAAAATTAGTATTCCTAAAATCATTGGTTTAAAGAAATACTTGGTAGATAACATTGCTCCAGAAATATTTTTTAGAGGAATGTTTTGTTGGTCTTTACCAGCAGGAACAAAACCAAATAATGTGTTTGATAAGTTGGTTTTTACAAACCTATTATCAACGTCTACTCTGCCTTTTATCCAAAAGAATAATAGGCTGGTTGAAAATTCAAGTCCTTTCATCTTTTCATCTCCTGTTATAAATTACTAATAATAAAATCTGTATATCGTTATATTAACATTAATTATGAAATATGTGTATAATTTTTTGTGATTTTATATAAAATTATAATATACAGAATAACAAGAGTGAAAAAGTGTTAAGGGCAATACGATTATAGGGAGACTATTAACTAGTACAGGTTTTGCTGAAGTAAAAGCGAAACGAATTCTGTTTGATGAGGTGCCAATGGATTATTGGTCATTTATGCAATATATAATTTATCTAATGAGGGAAATGTTATTGTAGGATACGGAGATGGTATATTTGGTTTGGGAGATAATGTACCTGTGAACAAGTAGATGCACTACTTTATCGAGCGCATTTGAAGGGGTATGTGAAAGATGATCAGATACTACATATTCAAGGGAAGTCGTCATTTGCTAATCTTTATCATGATATTAATGAAAACTCAACAATGTTTTTAAAAGAAATTTTGACGGTGACAGAGTTAGGGATTTTTAAAGGAGACAAAAAAGGAAATCTTAGGACAAAAGGTACGTTTACACGCGCGGAGATGGAACAAATAATTAAAAATGCTTTTCCCTACAGTGTGAAAGCTCCGCATTAATTTAAAGGTATACCTGCTAACTTTTGGGTAGAAGAAGAAATTAGTGTAGTTTACTCTAATTATATTTTAGCAGGAGTAGAGATAGGGGAATTTGCTCCATTTATGACAGCAACTCGTGAACAGTATGCTCAATTTTTATATAATGCTCTTTGAAATGATCTTTTATGGAATCTTAAAGATCTATTTGAATAATGAGAAGAGCTTATTCTAAAAGGTAAATCAGTTATTAAACAAAGGCTATGGGGTTTTCTTACTGTAACCATTTCTTATTTATCACTAGACAGCTTGATTAATAAGAGAAAAAAGTTGGTGAGATAAAGGGCATCATTCTAATTAGAATGATGCCCTTCTTAATTTTAAATATAATTTAATGAAATACTTTTTCAATTGTGGGCATAACAGCTATTGGTGGTAGGGATTTAGTCCATGCAGCTGCATATACATTTAATTTCTCACCTAATGTGTAGTTTTCACTATCTGAAACAGGAACTCTTAAAATCTTATTTTGAGAAACTAGATTCCACCAATCATGTTGATAAGCAAGAGCTTCATCTTTTGTGGACGTAGCTGCAACTACTAAATAATTGTTCTCTACTGAAATGACATATCCAGTAAAAGGTTCTTGTTCTTGGTTCTGAATAGAATGAACAGGAATATTGTTGGCGGAAATCTTGTTAAAATCTGCAAAGGCCGGTGTTAATCCGAATGTAAATCCACATCCTAGTGTTAAAGCTGTTACCGTTGTTACGAATGTTTGTTTTTTGTTAAACATGATATATCCCCCTTATATTTTATCCTTACACTATCCACTTTCAATTTACATACATATAAAGCCTTTTAATATTAAGATATTTAACAATTCCGTCACAATTATTCCATAAATGTTAATATTATCTATTAATGGAATTGGGTTTATGTTATAATTCACTAGGTGAACTATTATTGTTCATTTCATCTCTTGATGAATGTATGCCCTTCCTTAAGTGTAAAGATGTTCGATTTTATTGGTGAAGAGAGGATATATCCCTCTTCTTTTTTTATTAATATGGGACTTTAGGGAATGAACAGAAAAAGAACCCTATGGGGTTCTTTTTCTAGGCATATTAACAGTAAGGAGAGTAATGAAATGCTATTTTCAAATCTTTACAAGGAGAAAAATTTGAAAAAGCTTATCATGTTATTATTTTTACATATATGTAATATAAAGTGAATTGATAATATTTAGACTTACTATTAGTAATATTTAATTAAGATAGTTAGTACTACATTAATAGTGTTAACTATCTTGATTGGTATGGAATGTGATAGAAAGCATAAGTTTGTCGCAAATTTATACTTTCATAATTTGAAGAATATTCTTTATATTGATTTTAAAGAAAATACAAAATTTTTACTAGATGTGAGAAAAAAGAATTGAAAATATCCTTTAAAATAAGATATATTTGGTTCAAAAAATTAGAGGGCACCAATTCATTAAAGCAGTAAAAACGTTTTAATGAATTAGTGTCCTTTTTGTTTTAAAAAGAGAATATATTTTCTCAACAGGACAAATGGTAATCAGCTATAAGTATTAGTTATAAGAATAAAAGGAAAATAGAAATTAATAATAAAGGAGAATGCGAAATGATAACATTAATATCTGAAAAAAATCTAGCTGAAATCCACGAAGACGATGTAGATGTATTAAAAGTAATGGCACATCCTGTTCGATTACAAATTGTAAATGAATTAATGCACCATAAAATGTGTAATGTTACACAGTTAACGGAAATATTAAGAATCCCCCAATCTACTGTTTCACAACATCTATCAAAATTAAGGGGAACCGTACTCCGTTCAGAAAGAAGAGGGTTAGAGATGCATTATTATATAGATAATGCTAAGGCACGTCAGATTGTTGAAATTTTAGGTTTGTAGATTAATAATACATAAAAGGTTTTCTGTTACAAGGCAGGAAACCTTTTTTATATGTATAACTAATTGTGTGATAATATCATACTGTAGAAACTACCTAACAATAATTTAAATTTAACAGCTTGTTTTATCTTGCCATACACAATTTAACACGATATATAGGTATAAACTTACAAAGAAGGGTTTTAATTGGAAATTAGATATAACAATGGATAATGGTAAGTGTATTAAAGAAATTATAGAATTAATGAAATAAAAAATAATCAATAGTTGTTGTAAAGGCATATATTTATAAGAATGTGGCAGGAATGAAATGAACTTTACAGTTAATTTAACTTGGATGAAAAGAGATTTAATAATTGTTTAATAGAGTTCATTACCTAGTAAATACGGAGTTCCTGGGCTTGAAGGGGAGGATATAAAAAGATAATGTGAATAATCCGAAACAAATATGTTTCGGATTAGAGGTTCGAGATTTTATCCATTTTCATTCAACGGTTTGTAAAAGGTAATAAGTTGAATTTTCTGGATTTTAATAAAGGAAATGTATTAGGTTAATCAATAGATACTCCACCAGAGACAATCAGTTTTGTTGGTGCTGGCGTATCTCCACCATTAAACGAAGAGTGTTGTGATACATTTAAACTAATTATGCTACATGCTAATGCACTTACTACTACCATATTTAATACAATTTTCTTAATCTTTTTCATTATTTTAACGCTCCTTTTCTCAAATATTTCTTATCAGCATTATTACTAATATAGAAATATTTGCTTGCCTTAACATGATTATCTGCCTCATAAAATTGGATTGCTAAAATCCCTGCATATTCTTTTACACAATCCCACATTTCCTCTTTTTCAAAATAAGAAATAGCATCAGTAACTACTTTTTCTAGTTTAATTCTAGGTAGTTCTGTGATTAGTTCATTTAAAACTGCGAAACGATGCTTATATTCCTCATTTCCTGATTCATTTGTATACTTCATTCCTTGCTCGATATATGATTTTGCTGTTTCAATGCCTTCTAAATTATAATATGCTCTTGCTAAGACAAATAATGCTTTAAAATGATTCGGTAGGGTATTTATAATTTCAGAACTCTGTCTGATCGCCAATGGAAATAAATCTTGAATATTATATAACCAGCCCAAATTATGACGTACTCTTAATAATAATTGTTCTTCATTATACTTTTTAAAAACATCAATAACCGTATTGAGACATTCTTCAGCTCTTTCAAACTCTCTTAGATCTATACAAGCTAAACCGTATACATTGTCGCATAAGGCAACATTAATTTCATAGCCTACATGATTCTGGTATACTTTTTTTGCCTTTACTACATGTTGAATTGCTTCAAATGGTTGATAAGATTGATAACAGTAAGTTGAAAATCTATACTCAAACTCGGCTTTTTCTACTGCGTCAGGTATATCAATTAAAAGTTCTTCCGCCTTTTCATAGTGTGTTTTCGCTTCAGTATAATTTGCTAAAATTGTAGAATGAATTGCCTTAAAGAAATGATAATAGTAAGCTAAAAATAAAAAATCATCTTTGATAGTAGAGAGTTTTTCTATTTGATTAAAAGAATCTTTTGTAATACTCATTGCATCTACCAAGACCATATATCTAAAATTCAGTAGGGAATAATAGAATGATACATAGTGATCTGCTTTTAGTCCTTTTAAACTTTCTTTTACTTTTAGGTATGTTTGTTTTGCTTCTTTTACATGATATAAACGAATTTCTTCATACCATTCGTGTAATAATCCCATCAATTGCTCATTACTCTTCTCTTGAACATTCATAATATCCCCCTTTTCTATGTAAAGGCTTATTCTGATAATAACAGGAATTAGATACATTAAATTTAACAATGAGTTTTTTTCATAAATATACAGAATATTCAGAATATGGCAGTTACCCACCCTTTGTAATGCGACAAAATATAGCTAAGATAGTACAAATTTCGCTAAGTGATTTTTTGATGCTTAAATGTTTGCTATTGAATATATCGTATAAGAGGTGTCTTAGTACTATGGTAGAAAAGGAGGTAGCTTACATTGCTATTTTTTTGAGAAAATATTGGACTTATTAAGTTTCAAGGAATTCAATATAAGTATACTCATGTCTACTTATATTGAAAAGTGAGCGTTAGTTTATGATAAGTTTTGGGATTAATTTACTAAGGACAATGACAAATTTAAGAACAAGAAGAAAAGTAATGGATGCTAGAATTCTGCAAGCGTTAGGGTAGAATTTAAATGTTTTTTGAAAAAAAGAATTAGCTGAAGGGGATACAGTTGCTCTTCATGTACATTCTCGTACTAATTCTCAAGATAAGGGAGTTGCTATAGTTGATATATTTCGTATCAAGGATGGAAAGATTGTCGAACACTGGGATGTAATTCAAGAGATTCCAAGTGAAGCAGTTAATGATAATACGATGTTTTAGGTAGAAGGATATATAAATTCAGATTTATAATAAAAACCCCCATTTTGATTAACCTTTTTTCAAAATGGAGTCTTTTTATTTTCCATATAAAATTAACAGTACCCTTGATGTATGAGTCACATCATAGTAAAAACTCTTCTATAGGCAAGAAGAGTTTTTTAGTAAGTCTATAGCATTCTGGGAGAAATTAATGTTTTTATTATTAATAATGAAAAATAATTAGGATAAGAAGGGGAAAATAGCATGAAAATGAAAGTAATGATTTTAACAGGCTCAGTACTTGCAGCAACAAATGTTACGGGCAGATACAACTTTTAAAGATGTTCTTACTGATCATCATTTGGTCATATAAAGCATAAAAGAGAAAAATATCGTAGCAGGTTATAGAAATCGTATATATGGTTTCGGTGATAGTATTATACGTGGTTAAGTTGCTAGATTACTTTATCATTTTAGCCAAGATGGTTTTTAAAACATAATCAGTACGATTAAATGGGAGACATGAGTCATTGCTTATCGATGGTAAAGTAGACGTATATAATTTAAAAGGAAACCCATGCAACAATATAAATAATAATTTGTATGTGAACGTAAAAAATACCAAGATGGCCCTGAAGGGGAGGGGGGCTTGGTGTTTTTTAGCTAATATCACGATTTTTAAGTAATTTTCATATTCTGTTAACCGCACTAATATCAAGTTTTTTAATTCAATCGTTTAAATTTCGCAAGTGTATTCTTTATCTCTTTATCTTCCACATATCAGTGGGTAATCTTTGTATAATCTGATCTTATCTCTAAATCACAACTGTTACCCCAGTACCATCAAGTTAAAGTTTCATTTTATTTTGCTAACTTGATGGTGATGTGACGTAACCTTAATTATTTGGAAATTTTAAAAAAGTCCCCTTAGTCATGTTAAAGGGACCTTGATCACGCAAATGATCTGTAAATCAATTCATTTTTGATAGGCAGATCATTTGTATGATAATTTTTGTAAATAATTGCTGAATAGTGAATTTACATAAATGCTTTTAGAAGTTCTTGAATTAATGGGATTGCTCCACCTATAAATTTTAAAACTGCCATTGCGATTTCCATATTATTCTCTCCTCTTTTTTCGTATTAGGATATGATAAATCTTTATAAATTCATTATAGTAAGCGCTTACAATTATTACAATACATTTTCGTATGCAATATTGCATATTTATACATTAGATCTCTATCATTCATTTTTTAATGGTACTATAGCGAGGTGAGAGTCTTTAAGGGTTCTCCTTAATAGGAGGAAATATGGAAAGAGTGCAAGCGATTTACAGTAATCAAAAATTTAAGAGTTGGGTTAAACAGGTATTAGCTGTAGGAGGAGTAATAGGGTGCTGTTATTTGGTGTTATATGTTTTCTGCTTCTTAGTTATCATGTAAATATTATACAACGAAACTAGTAGAGTCTTACCTAGAGAGGTAAGGCTCTTTTATTGTAGTACCTCGAGATGAGCAAACTACATACAATATCTATCAGGTTTTTCAGATTACTTTGTATGGTTCCTTGTTTAGAACAATAATTCCTATCATTGAAATTAAATAAACTTCTATTTAAAAGTTTGAATTTATATTGAAAACAGAATTCTATTGATAAAAAATATGTTTTTACTAGATACATATTAAAAAGACAAGTATAAATTATATTAGATTTTGGCAAAGTCTTTTTGACTTGGAAAAGGATTTAAATATTACTTGTAGATTTGATTCCTTTTTACATACTATAATCCTTATATTGCTACGTAAACATAATACAGTAATAATGATTTAAAAGCAAGAATTTTAGTAGCGGTACGTTCACACATCCATCAACTTAAGATTTTAAAGTAGCTCTTAAACAAAAAACTTCTTTTTTTAATTGATTCATAGTAAACAAGAAAGGTTGGCAAATTAACAACTAAAGAGATTTCTTCAGGTAAGCTAATAAGTAATCTATCAAAAGGTCCTTTACAAAATTTATACATAAGTCAATTATAAGATCATGTAAAATTTAAAATTATGTAAATGTTATACATTTTTGTAAAAGACATTCATTGACACTTGCGTATATAAGTAACTATACTCGTTACATCAAATTGAATGTGTGATAATACGATTTTATTATTATTACAAACATGTAAATATAAAAATAGAAAATCCCAATTTGATAAATACAATGGTAGAGGTGTTTATTTTAATGAAGCACAAATTAATTGCAACAGGTATCCTTGCAGGATCTATATTATCCTATTCTTCTAATATTTTAGCAGATACTCATAAATTCCCTGATGTTCCTGTATGGGCTGATAAATCTGTTAATTATTTAGTTGATAAACAGGTATTGAATGGTTATCCAGATGGAACTTTTGGTTCAAATGACTCATTAGACAGAGCTTCGGCTACAAAAATTATGACAAAAGTTTTAGGGATACAAATTGATCCTAATGCAAAACCATCTTTTACAGATTCACAAAACCACTGGGCTACTCCTTATATTGCTGCTGCTGAAAGAGCTGGTATTGTTAAAGGTGAAGGTAATGGAATCTTCAATCCATCCGGAAAAGTAACTCGCGCTGCTATGGCTACGATGCTAGTAAATGCATATAAACTACAAAACACACCAAATTATAACGAGCAGGTTAGATTTGAAGATTTAAAAGGGCATTGGGGAGAAAAATATGCCAATATTTTAATAGATTTAAAAATTTCTAATGGTACTGAGAACGGTTGGCAACCAAATAGATTTATAACACGTGCTGAAGCTGCTCAACTTACTGCAAAAACAGATATGTTACAACAAAATTCAAACGATGAAAAAGAGATTATTACTGCTACTTCATATGAAGATTTAAATTTAACAGTGGCTTCGAAAATTACAGCTCAAGAGATTGATAGTTTTATTGCGAAATATCATTCGGATAGTCCTTTAGTTGGACATGGGCAAGATTTTATCAATGCGCAAAATCAATATGGCGTGAGTGCTCATTATTTAGCAGCGCATGCGATTTTAGAATCTGGATACGGAAAATCAGAAATCGCATATCAAAAACATAATCTATTCGGTCTACGTGCATATGATGGAGATCCGTTTAAATATGCGAAATATTTACCAAGCTACGGCGATAGCATTGCTTATAACGCTAATTATGTACGAGAAAGATATTTAGAAGAAAGTGGTATGTATTATAACGGGCCAACATTAACTGGCATGAACGTGAAATATGCATCAGATAAAGGTTGGGCTAAGAAAATTGCGGGTATTATGGAACGTATTAAACCGTTTCGTGTAGAAGACTATACATATGCAAAAAAATTACCAAAGAATCCTGAAACATTAGATGTCGACGCATTATCTAATGAAATTCCATATAAAATGTATGCAGACGGTTCAAGCTCAAATGTTGTATCATCAGCTACTTACTATCAGGTACCTTATCCATTTAATTTAAAAATTAAAAGTAGACCAGATGTAGCTGTCGAGGAGAATAAAGTTGGTACAGTAACTTCTGGAACAACCATCTTTATTTATCGTGAAGATCCAAATGGATGGGTAGAATTCTCTTTTGAAGCGAATGGAGAAAAATACTGGACATTAAAAAGTAAATTAAGTATGTAATTAAAAAGATCTATTTCACTACTTTTAATCGATTAGATTATAATCTCATATAATTGAGAGACAATTTTTTTACTTTCTTAAAATAAAGTTATGTATACAAGAAAAGTTAGAGGATTATTTTCTCTAACTTTTCTTCGCTAGTATTTGAAATTAAAAAGATGGTGGAGTTACTCCAAATATAACAGTGACCTTGTTTAAAGAAGTGTTTTCCCATTTATGCTTTGCATAAGGTGGGATTTTAACACTATCACCTGTATTGAGAAGTAAAACCTCATCATTTAGATATAGTTTTACTTGTCCTTCCATAATAAATGCTATTTCTTCCCCTTTATGTGCCACAGGTTCCATAGATGAAGCAGTTTGAGGTAACAGATTCATTAAAGCCAATTCTAGTGATCCATCTAAATTAGGAGATAATAGCTCATACGAAACATTGCCGCTTTCAGGAAAAGTTATTTTTTTTCTTTGGTTAGCTCTTACAACTAATTCTTCTGTACTGGTATCCTCTAAGAAAAAATTAAACAATGGAATATTTAATGCTACAGAAATTAATTTTAGTGTTTGTAATGATGGATTTGTGATTCCTTTCTCAATTTGACTTAACATGGAAGGTGTTATATCAGCTAACTCTGCTAAACGTTTACTGGTTAATCCGGCACCTTTTCTAAATGCCATAATTTTTTGACCAACATTAATATTGTTCATATATGTAATCCCCTTTAAATAAGTAAATAAAATTAAATTATTATTAATT from Bacillus cereus G9842 includes the following:
- a CDS encoding S-layer homology domain-containing protein, which produces MKDDQILHIQGKSSFANLYHDINENSTMFLKEILTVTELGIFKGDKKGNLRTKGTFTRAEMEQIIKNAFPYSVKAPH
- a CDS encoding DUF3221 domain-containing protein, whose amino-acid sequence is MFNKKQTFVTTVTALTLGCGFTFGLTPAFADFNKISANNIPVHSIQNQEQEPFTGYVISVENNYLVVAATSTKDEALAYQHDWWNLVSQNKILRVPVSDSENYTLGEKLNVYAAAWTKSLPPIAVMPTIEKVFH
- a CDS encoding ArsR/SmtB family transcription factor, which produces MITLISEKNLAEIHEDDVDVLKVMAHPVRLQIVNELMHHKMCNVTQLTEILRIPQSTVSQHLSKLRGTVLRSERRGLEMHYYIDNAKARQIVEILGL
- a CDS encoding Phr family secreted Rap phosphatase inhibitor; its protein translation is MKKIKKIVLNMVVVSALACSIISLNVSQHSSFNGGDTPAPTKLIVSGGVSID
- a CDS encoding response regulator aspartate phosphatase, encoding MNVQEKSNEQLMGLLHEWYEEIRLYHVKEAKQTYLKVKESLKGLKADHYVSFYYSLLNFRYMVLVDAMSITKDSFNQIEKLSTIKDDFLFLAYYYHFFKAIHSTILANYTEAKTHYEKAEELLIDIPDAVEKAEFEYRFSTYCYQSYQPFEAIQHVVKAKKVYQNHVGYEINVALCDNVYGLACIDLREFERAEECLNTVIDVFKKYNEEQLLLRVRHNLGWLYNIQDLFPLAIRQSSEIINTLPNHFKALFVLARAYYNLEGIETAKSYIEQGMKYTNESGNEEYKHRFAVLNELITELPRIKLEKVVTDAISYFEKEEMWDCVKEYAGILAIQFYEADNHVKASKYFYISNNADKKYLRKGALK
- a CDS encoding S-layer homology domain-containing protein; translation: MKHKLIATGILAGSILSYSSNILADTHKFPDVPVWADKSVNYLVDKQVLNGYPDGTFGSNDSLDRASATKIMTKVLGIQIDPNAKPSFTDSQNHWATPYIAAAERAGIVKGEGNGIFNPSGKVTRAAMATMLVNAYKLQNTPNYNEQVRFEDLKGHWGEKYANILIDLKISNGTENGWQPNRFITRAEAAQLTAKTDMLQQNSNDEKEIITATSYEDLNLTVASKITAQEIDSFIAKYHSDSPLVGHGQDFINAQNQYGVSAHYLAAHAILESGYGKSEIAYQKHNLFGLRAYDGDPFKYAKYLPSYGDSIAYNANYVRERYLEESGMYYNGPTLTGMNVKYASDKGWAKKIAGIMERIKPFRVEDYTYAKKLPKNPETLDVDALSNEIPYKMYADGSSSNVVSSATYYQVPYPFNLKIKSRPDVAVEENKVGTVTSGTTIFIYREDPNGWVEFSFEANGEKYWTLKSKLSM
- a CDS encoding helix-turn-helix domain-containing protein — protein: MNNINVGQKIMAFRKGAGLTSKRLAELADITPSMLSQIEKGITNPSLQTLKLISVALNIPLFNFFLEDTSTEELVVRANQRKKITFPESGNVSYELLSPNLDGSLELALMNLLPQTASSMEPVAHKGEEIAFIMEGQVKLYLNDEVLLLNTGDSVKIPPYAKHKWENTSLNKVTVIFGVTPPSF